One window of the Yamadazyma tenuis chromosome 6, complete sequence genome contains the following:
- a CDS encoding uncharacterized protein (EggNog:ENOG503P3T5; COG:S) translates to MAPDRLPRATLEQKIQILDFYHQSNRPQSETVDRYKNQLSISTSSFSEWLKNEEDLRARLSHADSAFTKQSRRKVKFKYEKINRAMDLLVQQKLERGEPINEPILREHWSIYAHQFGVEDPKRLVGFSHGWLSQFKKRHGLNKKRMGGGPGDGDGNKSGSADGSPDSGSTAGGAGTNNGAVGRGSGGRGNAISNAAANATNSANGEVYDSAFGTDPSSTTNAGDDHDNGSADFSGATTAATSYDLMNPHPPSASNSNQFRSSHHHPQQSQQQPGLGYGNHMNFSNYQMYQQQSPSVQPNGTALPLEYDFRTQYPKDPQPGHVKPSRSQPPHPQLHQPHQVGAGKSSTGGSGAAGRVTSRSEVDFASNMSGADIERFIYMFADRYFHENASNYPQTMKVFQEFKTTFLNERIQQARSSTQSSQIVHSQGGPGPMAPNLGRPSPSQTSAIDEFFFRNGGLPQPQSAGHDQEDGALMNSNGVNKWKK, encoded by the coding sequence ATGGCGCCCGACAGATTACCAAGAGCCACTCTTGAGCAAAAGATCCAGATTTTGGATTTCTATCACCAATCAAACCGCCCTCAACTGGAAACTGTCGACAGGTATAAGAACCAATTATCAATCTCCACATCATCATTCAGTGAATGGCTtaagaatgaagaagacttaAGAGCCCGACTCAGCCACGCCGATTCGGCATTCACCAAGCAGAGCCGTCGAAAggtcaaattcaagtacGAAAAGATCAATAGGGCTATGGATCTCTTGGTGCAACAGAAATTGGAGCGAGGTGAGCCCATCAACGAGCCGATTTTACGAGAGCACTGGTCCATATATGCCCACCAGTTTGGTGTGGAGGATCCCAAGCGACTCGTCGGATTCAGTCATGGGTGGTTGCTGCAGTTTAAAAAGAGACACGGCTTAAATAAAAAGCGGATGGGAGGAGGTCCAGGAGACGGCGATGGCAACAAATCTGGCAGTGCAGACGGATCTCCAGATCTGGGTAGCACCGCAGGCGGCGCTGGAACCAACAACGGGGCTGTTGGTAGGGGTTCTGGTGGTAGAGGAAATGCCATCAGCAATGCCGCAGCAAATGCTACCAATAGTGCCAATGGGGAAGTCTACGATTCAGCGTTTGGAACCGACCCCAGCTCTACCACCAATGCCGGTGATGACCATGATAATGGGTCTGCCGATTTCAGTGGTGCCACCACCGCTGCTACTTCCTATGATTTGATGAACCCTCATCCTCCAAGTGCAAGTAATTCCAACCAGTTTCGTCTGCTGCACCATCATCCTCAACAATCTCAGCAACAGCCGGGCCTTGGGTATGGTAACCATAtgaacttctccaactACCAAATGTACCAACAACAGCTGCCTTCTGTCCAACCAAACGGAACTGCTCTCCCGCTTGAGTACGACTTCCGAACCCAATATCCCAAAGATCCTCAACCAGGGCATGTGAAGCCATCGCGTAGCCAACCCCCACATcctcaacttcatcaaccTCATCAGGTGGGTGCAGGTAAGTCCAGTACAGGTGGAAGCGGAGCTGCTGGCCGTGTCACTAGCAGAAGTGAAGTGGATTTTGCTTCAAATATGTCGGGAGCGGACATTGAACGGTTCATCTACATGTTTGCTGACCGATACTTCCATGAGAATGCTAGTAACTACCCGCAAACCATGAAGGTGTTCCAAGAGTTCAAAACCACCTTTCTCAACGaaagaattcaacaagCCCGATCCTCTACTCAGCTGCTGCAAATTGTCCATCTGCAAGGAGGTCCTGGGCCCATGGCCCCCAATTTAGGCAGGCCTTCGCCCAGTCAAACGTCTGCCATCGATGAGTTCTTCTTTCGAAATGGAGGACTCCCACAGCCGCAATCTGCGGGTCATGACCAAGAAGACGGAGCTTTGATGAATTCCAATGGGGTGAACAAGTGGAAAAAGTGA
- a CDS encoding uncharacterized protein (EggNog:ENOG503P8FD; COG:S), protein MNTGVDQSKVIADSRILYDLSGLITNISKYTIDDVKSILGTFGALISSEKQQINISKLSNITSLLLFYASPLSLTIVDTVSLIRFLYESSEGVSNPDEEEANDIEEFAHYLAQKTNDDGLITDELVVQAAQVILQNLETRNESFGFNIEGVDLDTIVFHTIQKRLWINSIYIDDIELPKELLSLDTSAACRQWYASSYVPFKYYWDNHGSIAPSPTMKFHEFSQMHTADAIFESLISPVDSNSYSNKLRLGNWMSHVIIPALDAYTLDPLRKWMFEHERTKTSTISEKQHLWNIIFNSLITADIPFAKYEDIVETYIVSCYYDTTADNLPKVSSMETLKVLDLIKETVDLLVPVVPQTAQIVTVNSISYDKNLTFNSIDDFKANTPLRPLLVANKDCVVTLSETIETCRKLYPINQTTVAKFLELKYTPGSHSEELKREVTKLLLGLTPTSSQQLLHSLNLFKNVFTQNDDELEAIDGLVVDRFLFKDLFEYVNQLYDGGQLKIKPDNFVQLLLKKFWDSVNQATNFDERIGKLHSATSCITLFNKLSANGDLTSQEREEVTRLKHLMKVFANIRNFKLQFERSKAPTPLDIIKRFGSLPAHEELRTELEAISPMGLITTILEQNLKSYLAFEKLFKVLSDFLLFLKDTNVTSSYYFQRLMAACIEASLIDNNFSYAYKKSLELLSQYEDDNLNNMWMTFYQVGNYKSPDWAVDETIDSNRVEVLLKQSEILSKYLRVITRADVSTDNSRIIVEQWEKVNHNIDGWYQQVESQKANTSKTSTRQIQENFTSTANEILGDAANTTAQASEKLSNLFVSGLGWAIGANPN, encoded by the coding sequence ATGAATACTGGAGTTGACCAGTCCAAAGTCATTGCAGACTCCAGAATCCTCTACGATCTTTCTGGTCTCATTACCAACATATCCAAGTATACAATTGACGATGTCAAGTCCATTTTAGGTACTTTTGGTGCTTTGATCAGTTCTGAGAAACAGCAAATCAACATCTCGAAGCTATCAAATATCACATCTCTTCTCTTGTTTTACGCCTCCCCCTTACTGTTGACCATTGTGGATACTGTGTCATTGATTCGCTTTCTTTATGAAAGTTCTGAGGGCGTTTCCAACccagatgaagaagaagctaatgacattgaagagtttgctCACTATTTAGCACAGAAGACTAATGATGATGGTCTTATCACCGACGAGTTGGTGGTCCAAGCAGCTCAAGTTATCTTACAGAATCTTGAAACCAGAAATGAATCGTTTGGGTTTAATATAGAAGGTGTCGATTTGGATACCATCGTTTTCCATACGATCCAGAAGAGATTATGGATAAATTCCATCTACATTGATGATATAGAACTACCCAAGGAGTTACTTCTGTTGGATACATCAGCAGCTTGTCGTCAGTGGTATGCTTCGTCCTATGTTCCTTTCAAATACTACTGGGACAACCATGGGTCAATTGCTCCCTCACCTACTATGAAATTCCATGAGTTTTCTCAAATGCATACAGCAGATGCTATATTTGAATCGTTGATATCACCCGTGGATTCTAACTCATATAGCAACAAGCTCAGATTAGGAAACTGGATGCTGCATGTTATTATTCCTGCCCTTGATGCCTATACTTTGGATCCTTTGAGAAAATGGATGTTTGAACACGAAAGAaccaaaacttcaactATCTCAGAGAAACAACACCTATGGAACATTATCTTTAATTCTTTGATTACTGCTGATATTCCCTTTGCCAAATACGAGGATATTGTCGAGACTTACATTGTCTCGTGCTACTATGATACCACAGCAGACAATTTGCCAAAAGTGTCTTCAATGGAAACTCTCAAGGTCcttgacttgatcaaagaaacaGTGGACTTATTAGTGCCGGTGGTCCCTCAGACTGCTCAGATCGTGACTGTCAATTCTATTTCATATGATAAAAACCTTACGTTTAACAGCATTGACGACTTCAAAGCTAATACTCCACTTCGTCCTTTATTGGTGGCCAACAAAGACTGCGTCGTAACGTTGTCTGAAACCATCGAGACATGCAGAAAACTTTACCCCATCAACCAAACAACAGTGGCGAAGTTCTTGGAGCTCAAGTACACACCTGGCTCACACTCTGAAGAACTCAAACGTGAAGTTACAAAGCTCTTGCTTGGATTGACCCCCACCTCGTCCCAACAGCTTCTTCATTCGCTCAACCTATTCAAGAATGTTTTCACCCAGAACGATGACGAGTTGGAAGCAATTGACGGTTTGGTGGTTGACCGATTTTTGTTCAAAGATCTCTTCGAGTATGTGAACCAATTATATGATGGAGGCCAATTGAAAATTAAGCCAGATAACTTTGTGCAGttacttttgaagaagttttggGATTCTGTGAACCAAGCCACTAACTTTGACGAGCGAATCGGTAAGCTACACAGTGCTACGAGCTGCATAACGTTATTCAATAAACTCTCTGCTAATGGGGATCTTACCAGccaagaaagagaagaggTAACAAGACTAAAGCATTTGATGAAGGTATTTGCTAACATAAGAAACTTCAAGCTCCAGTTTGAAAGATCAAAAGCCCCAACCCCATTGGATATCATCAAGCGATTTGGCTCTTTACCAGCACACGAAGAGCTTCGGACAGAACTAGAAGCGATTTCCCCGATGGGGTTGATAACCACCATTTTAGaacagaacttgaagtcatACTTGGCTTTTGAAAAGCTTTTCAAGGTTCTTAGTGacttcctcctcttcctcaAAGACACCAATGTCACCTCGTCCTATTACTTCCAAAGACTCATGGCTGCTTGTATCGAAGCATCTCTCATAGACAACAACTTCAGTTATGCCTACAAGAAATCTCTCGAGCTTTTGAGTCAATATGAAGatgacaacttgaacaacatgTGGATGACTTTCTACCAAGTAGGAAACTACAAATCCCCCGATTGGGCAGTAGATGAGACCATAGATTCTAATCGGGTAGAGGTATTGCTCAAACAGAGCGAAATCTTATCCAAGTATCTCCGAGTCATTACTCGTGCTGATGTTTCCACCGACAACAGCCGGATCATTGTTGAACAATGGGAGAAGGTGAACCATAATATTGATGGGTGGTACCAGCAAGTGGAATCACAAAAGGCCAATACTTCTAAGACATCAACCCGCCAAATCCAGGAAAATTTCACATCGACCGCCAACGAGATTCTAGGCGATGCCGCTAACACTACGGCGCAGGCTAGTGAAAAGTTGTCGAATCTTTTCGTTTCTGGGTTGGGATGGGCTATTGGAGCCAACCCAAATTAG
- a CDS encoding uncharacterized protein (EggNog:ENOG503PVFP) yields the protein MSLTTNKQQELIDESINEYISTYDKVASQYLHVRKQILELASGASKNQSISPADHITIKKLQFELDTVWGSYSGYLHTLENYLDISKHIQPSYVDELSKKYEKLLVSKLSLTKTIRNIKEVQIPLIEEMKELTKVFQKNLSRTTTKRYPSKAAVENALNNRSKESMKVDNLIVSRSELHQLFDGFDEKVRQLEEGKEDTSRSIKASYYINKELESGEKFLALDDDKYLFQVSKINYQDSYLANASVAKYDELNDQLVHEIADLIAHSTSAKRSWIKNAAKIDAFKAILEEDIEMADT from the coding sequence ATGTCTCTTACAACGAACAAACAACAGGAATTGATCGATGAGTCGATAAATGAATACATTTCCACCTACGACAAGGTGGCTAGCCAATACCTACATGTCCGTAAACAAATTCTAGAACTAGCTTCGGGCGCTTCCAAAAACCAGTCCATTTCCCCGGCAGACCACATCACTATCAAGAAACTCCAATTTGAATTGGACACAGTATGGGGGTCATACTCCGGATATCTCCACACATTAGAGAACTATCTCGATATCTCCAAGCATATCCAGCCAAGCTATGTTGATGAGCTTAGCAAAAAGTACGAAAAGCTTCTTGTGTCCAAGTTGAGTCTCACCAAAACTATCAGAAATATCAAAGAGGTTCAAATACCGTTAATAGAGGAGATGAAAGAATTGACCAAAGTGTTTCAAAAGAACCTTAGTcgtaccaccaccaaacgGTATCCATCAAAAGCTGCGGTTGAAAATGCTTTAAACAACCGCTCGAAAGAGTCTATGAAAGTAGACAACTTGATAGTATCCCGATCAGAACTTCACCAGCTCTTCGACGGTTTCGATGAGAAGGTCAGACAACTAGAAGAAGGCAAAGAAGACACATCCCGTTCTATAAAAGCTTCATACTATATCaacaaagagttggaatCGGGTGAAAAGTTCCTTGCGTTGGACGACGACAAGTACCTCTTTCaggtttccaaaatcaactaCCAGGACCtgtacttggccaatgccAGTGTAGCCAAGTACGATGAACTTAACGATCAGTTGGTGCATGAAATAGCTGATTTGATTGCCCACTCCACCTCCGCCAAACGAAGCTGGATAAAAAATGCCGCCAAGATCGATGCATTCAAAGCcatacttgaagaagatataGAAATGGCAGACACTTAA
- a CDS encoding uncharacterized protein (EggNog:ENOG503P542; COG:A), translating into MADVQPQQKQEEPLDLIRYQLDETVLVKLRGAREMKGKLQGYDSHCNMVLSDATEYIYAENQDKPQGKSTDMVFIRGDSVILISPVAE; encoded by the coding sequence ATGGCTGACGTCCAACCACAACAGAAGCAAGAAGAGCCACTTGATTTGATCAGGTACCAGTTGGATGAGACTGTGTTGGTCAAGTTAAGAGGAGCTAGAGAAATGAAGGGTAAATTGCAAGGATACGATTCCCATTGCAATATGGTGTTGAGTGATGCCACCGAGTATATCTATGCGGAAAACCAAGATAAACCTCAGGGGAAGTCCACCGACATGGTGTTCATCAGAGGAGACTCGGTGATATTGATTAGCCCCGTGGCCGAGTAA
- the MRPL4 gene encoding mitochondrial 54S ribosomal protein uL29m (EggNog:ENOG503P2HC; COG:J; BUSCO:EOG09264BWL): protein MSQVFKRQLSASVKSCARNKPLKFSDLKSIQLREPITPTHRNFDVSPDHPLWAFFGNGSNSEHAYRTSDELDTTSRAWTMPELRRKSFDDLHKLWYIILKERNVIATERRLANAIDNVGTTALSDLDAKMGLSHKRIKQVLLERQTAYERAQTLTSDINEYLANFEQRYINAAEDEIASENDKLVRLQYAVFGIQPALEDYNLESDINQKFVEGISFIAKVKLGRHLAQNPNSSVQFPLNGVVEELPFLIRSVDQAVEEVSALRESGQSVLLDKIDVFPFVRNALGKVLEEFNQQSS, encoded by the coding sequence ATGAGCCAGGTATTTAAGAGACAACTACTGGCCTCTGTCAAGTCCTGTGCCAGAAACAAACCCTTAAAGTTTCTGGACTTGAAAAGTATCCAGTTAAGAGAGCCCATCACCCCAACACACCGAAATTTCGACGTCTCGCCCGATCATCCGTTGTGGGCATTCTTTGGCAATGGCAGCAACTCCGAACACGCCTACAGAACCTCCGATGAACTCGACACTACATCACGTGCGTGGACCATGCCTGAGTTACGTCGAAAGTCCTTTGACGATTTGCACAAGTTGTGGTACATTATCTTGAAAGAACGTAATGTGATTGCAACCGAGAGAAGATTGGCTAATGCCATTGATAATGTTGGTACCACGGCGTTGAGCGACTTGGATGCTAAAATGGGTCTCAGCCACAAGCGGATCAAGCAGGTGCTTTTGGAAAGACAAACCGCATACGAGAGAGCCCAGACCTTAACATCTGATATCAACgagtacttggccaacttcGAACAACGGTACATAAATGCTGCCGAAGATGAAATTGCCCTGGAAAacgacaagttggtgagATTGCAGTACGCGGTGTTTGGTATTCAACCTGCGTTGGAAGATTACAACTTGGAATCTGACATTAACCagaagtttgtggaaggTATTTCATTTATTGCCAAAGTCAAGTTGGGTAGGCATTTGGCACAAAACCCCAATAGCAGTGTACAATTTCCATTGAATGGAGTGGTGGAAGAGCTCCCCTTCTTGATTCGTAGTGTGGATCAggcagttgaagaagtttcaGCTTTGAGAGAATCAGGCCAATCGGTGCTTTTGGATAAAATCGACGTTTTCCCATTTGTGCGCAATGCTTTGGGTAAGGTGcttgaagagttcaatCAACAGTCGTCGTAG
- a CDS encoding uncharacterized protein (COG:S; EggNog:ENOG503P7QY), which produces MGGRINGFLAGALFTSAFVYYTGEYIKKDSQFVSRQLRISETIINEGIIQGKQLTSPIAPAAPRGTTTGNAGKVESAKDIWNQEIINAANWLYSINYYKGLENLDYWANKLSGKLTDAVSNKLLDESREKK; this is translated from the coding sequence ATGGGAGGTAGAATCAACGGGTTTTTGGCAGGCGCCCTTTTCACGTCCGCGTTCGTGTACTATACCGGCGAGTACATAAAGAAGGACCTGCAGTTTGTATCTCGACAGTTGAGAATATCCGAAaccatcatcaatgaaGGAATCATCCAAGGCAAACAATTGACGAGTCCAATAGCACCTGCTGCCCCCAGAGGCACCACCACCGGTAATGCTGGAAAGGTGGAAAGTGCCAAGGATATCTGGAACCAGGAAATCATCAACGCCGCCAATTGGTTGTACAGTATAAATTATTACAAAGGCTTGGAAAATCTCGACTACTGGGCAAATAAGTTGTCAGGTAAATTGACTGATGCAGTCAGTAACAAGCTCTTGGACGAATCCCGTGAAAAAAAATAG
- the TSC10 gene encoding 3-dehydrosphinganine reductase (EggNog:ENOG503NYA2; COG:Q): protein MWFTKTHLPLENKLALITGASQGLGSELAAQLYEKNCSVVLVSRRANKLSEQVEAIVKKHGKKDTVTITYLAVDVCDYDQCVNMWKTLASDKRDPDYFFSCVGGAICKLFPDLTQAELSKGVQTDYLSTLYPVHAGVKQVIKSNETLERSAYKKRHIIIFSSAAAVYPLIGYSQYAPLKSALMSLSLTLRQELSPFNYRVSCVLPGNFQSEGFEEEEKTKPVITKKIEGASTPIAVDKCAQGILTSLDRGYDIVYTDLIGWVLGSASLGAHPRVLAFFQIIISLVFSMVAPIVSLFIDSDISSFFREQDKKRK from the coding sequence ATGTGGTTTACAAAAACACATCTCCCTTTGGAAAACAAGCTTGCCCTTATAACTGGAGCCTCTCAAGGCCTTGGTTCCGAATTGGCAGCTCAATTGTATGAAAAAAATTGctcggtggtgttggtttCCAGAAGAGCCAATAAACTTAGTGAGCAGGTTGAAGCCATAGTGAAGAAACACGGTAAAAAGGACACTGTGACAATCACATATCTAGCTGTTGATGTATGTGATTACGACCAGTGTGTCAACATGTGGAAGACGCTTGCGTCTGATAAAAGGGACCCAGACTACTTCTTTTCGTGTGTGGGAGGAGCTATTTGTAAACTCTTCCCGGACTTGACTCAAGCAGAATTATCCAAAGGTGTACAAACTGACTACTTATCCACCTTATACCCTGTTCATGCAGGGGTCAAACAGGTGATCAAATCCAACGAGACTCTAGAACGCTCTGCCTACAAGAAGAGAcacatcatcatcttttCGTCTGCTGCTGCCGTATACCCATTAATTGGGTACTCTCAATACGCACCTTTGAAAAGTGCGTTGATGAGCTTATCGCTCACATTACGTCAAGAACTTAGTCCTTTCAATTATCGCGTGTCGTGTGTTCTTCCTGGAAACTTCCAGAGCGAAGGgttcgaagaagaagagaagacaAAGCCcgtcatcaccaaaaagatAGAAGGTGCCAGCACTCCTATTGCGGTTGATAAATGCGCTCAGGGCATTTTGACTTCTCTTGATAGAGGATATGATATTGTATACACCGACTTGATCGGATGGGTTCTTGGGTCTGCCTCTTTGGGTGCCCACCCTCGTGTATTGGCATTCTTCCAGATCATTATTAGTTTGGTTTTCCTGATGGTGGCTCCAATAGTGTCGTTGTTTATCGATAGCGATATAAGCAGTTTCTTTAGGGAACAGgacaaaaagagaaagtaA
- a CDS encoding mitochondrial 54S ribosomal protein bL17m (BUSCO:EOG09264MZ1; EggNog:ENOG503P663; COG:J): protein MPSLQKYQVNVARHVKSMDKNITANLIRHESIVTTRAKAKRAQSKVERFLSRTLNENQSMLEQPLQYKLKNNKNLRYLQPPDMTDVGPKVLNELAQRYPNRSHGFTRIIKLEPRLGEDKAPMSVLELVDSNLEVKFWYYAKIAARLQLQGLELDSLTANEIRKLTTFRNDGEVVFAKAVETAKVEFFKYNPETEQVEDAEIQENLKNVPRPFSRDRTVSKKFQTKPRPAASASVELPKSPFATA from the coding sequence ATGCcttctcttcaaaagtATCAAGTTAACGTGGCCCGTCACGTGAAGCTGATGGATAAAAACATAACAGCCAACTTGATACGCCATGAATCCATCGTCACAACCCGCGCTAAGGCCAAGAGAGCCCAAAGCAAAGTTGAAAGATTTTTATCAAGAACCTTGAACGAAAACCAGTCTATGTTAGAACAACCATTACAGTATAAATTAAAGAAtaacaagaacttgaggTACTTGCAGCCTCCAGATATGACAGATGTAGGCccaaaggtgttgaacgaATTGGCTCAAAGATATCCTAATAGAAGTCATGGGTTCACCCGTATAATAAAATTGGAACCAAGATTAGGTGAAGACAAGGCTCCTATGTCCgtgttggaattggtggattccaacttggaagtCAAGTTCTGGTACTATGCCAAAATCGCCGCTAGATTACAATTACAAGGATTGGAACTCGATAGTTTGACTGCCAATGAGATCAGGAAGTTGACTACTTTCCGTAACgatggagaagttgttttcGCCAAAGCAGTAGAAACTGCCAAAGTcgaattcttcaaatatAACCCCGAGActgaacaagttgaagatgctgaaaTCCAGGAAAACCTCAAAAACGTCCCAAGGCCATTCTCCAGAGACAGAACCGTATCGAAAAAGTTCCAGACTAAGCCCAGACCCGCTGCTAGTGCCCTGGTGGAGCTTCCCAAATCACCATTTGCTACTGCTTAG
- the TMA7 gene encoding Translation machinery-associated protein 7 (EggNog:ENOG503Q1CH; COG:S), whose amino-acid sequence MSGRQGGKAKPLKAPKKKSQEMDEEDLAFKNKQKADAAAKKAMAEKAKKGGPLVGGGIKKSGKK is encoded by the coding sequence ATGTCAGGACGTCAAGGAGGAAAGGCCAAGCCCTTAAAGgcaccaaagaagaagctgcaAGAAATGGACGAGGAAGACCTTGCCTTTAAGAATAAGCAAAAGGCCGACGCTGCTGCCAAAAAGGCCATGGCTGAAAAGGCCAAAAAGGGAGGCCCATTAGTTGGTGGGGGCATCAAGAAGAGTGGAAAAAAGTAG
- a CDS encoding uncharacterized protein (EggNog:ENOG503NWMY; BUSCO:EOG09264U78; COG:T,Z), translating into MGLLTVDDKEKIKRVIPKASNKVIDATVARLYIAYPDPTEWKYTDLYGAIVLVDDLVGHTFFLKLVDIEGHRGVVWDQELYVDLDYNQDRKFFHTFEIEECYVGLLFEDTTEASHFHKRVTTRHKHASKQTANNKNAVALKKKSDSAKGPHAPGPRGEFVDVNTAQRSRRAKGVLYYDDLPPPEWRSLYSELAAAGITEDMIADNREFIKEYIAKQGGPLVGLEPPVPRKTLQRSNTTATVASDDFEVPTTPVSSSHKPKKAPPPPPPPQAPVAALSPSPAASSDNLAPSSSENSVGETPTPERSSPAPATPAPATRQFRLPPANVVAPPVSHTSVAPPVRDTQFNAVPAPQTGYGQYGAHAHHAVPPAPQQGRPMPPLPPSRGNAPPPPLSRGNVPPPPPRAQGQPLVPSRTGPVPAPPPRAGGGPPPPPPPRAARGAAPPPPPPRTSSLPQQHTVPALQQTPTYQRPQPPQTSVYQQPQTPAYQQPQTPAYQQPQTPAYSQPQPSVYQQPQTPAYQQPQTPAYQQPQQQNYTPIPPPPPPQAPQVYQPAQITPAPPAPPLPPANNNAPPAPPLPPANNNAPPAPPLPVSNNAPPPPPPPPLPPTTSATATGAPPPPPPPPPTDMSNAPPLPSVDPSRDALLASIRGAGGIGALKKVDKSQLEKPTVLLQEARGEAPPAPAGGPPGGPASFADAIQNALNQRKSKVARSDDEDDGEEW; encoded by the coding sequence ATGGGTCTTCTCACGGTAGACGATAAGGAGAAGATCAAAAGAGTCATTCCTAAGGCCAGCAATAAGGTAATTGATGCTACTGTTGCTAGATTATATATCGCATACCCAGATCCTACCGAATGGAAATACACCGATTTATACGGTGCCATTGTGCTAGTCGATGATCTCGTCGGACACACGTTTTTTCTCAAGCTCGTAGACATCGAGGGTCATCGAGGCGTCGTTTGGGATCAGGAATTGTATGTCGATTTAGACTATAATCAGGATAGAAAGTTCTTTCATACGTTTGAGATCGAAGAGTGCTACGTGGGGCTTTTATTCGAAGATACCACCGAAGCCAGCCATTTCCACAAGCGAGTTACTACGCGCCACAAGCACGCTTCAAAGCAGACCGCTAACAATAAGAATGCTGtggcattgaagaagaagagtgATAGCGCCAAGGGTCCTCATGCACCGGGACCCAGAGGTGAATTTGTCGACGTGAACACGGCCCAGCGCTCCCGCAGAGCCAAGGGAGTCCTATACTACGATGATCTCCCACCTCCAGAATGGAGGTCATTGTACTCGGAGTTGGCAGCAGCTGGTATTACTGAAGACATGATAGCTGATAACAGGGAGTTTATCAAAGAGTATATCGCCAAACAAGGCGGTCCTTTGGTGGGACTTGAACCCCCAGTGCCTAGAAAGACTCTTCAGAGGTCGAATACTACTGCCACTGTAGCTTCTGATGATTTTGAGGTTCCTACGACTCCAGTCTCCTCTTCTCACAAACCCAAAAAGGCCCCACCGCCCCCACCTCCGCCACAAGCGCCTGTAGCTGCCTTGTCTCCATCTCCAGCTGCCTCATCCGATAACCTTGCGCCTTCGTCGTCCGAGAATTCGGTGGGTGAAACTCCGACTCCTGAACGTCTGTCTCCTGCCCCAGCAACACCAGCTCCGGCCACTCGACAATTCAGACTTCCGCCTGCAAATGTGGTTGCCCCTCCTGTATCACATACAAGCGTAGCACCACCTGTCAGAGACACTCAGTTTAATGCTGTTCCTGCTCCACAAACTGGTTACGGCCAATATGGGGCACATGCCCATCATGCGGTACCTCCTGCCCCACAGCAAGGTAGACCGATGCCACCGCTACCACCGTCCCGAGGAAATGCtccgccaccaccactcTCACGTGGGAACGTTccacctcctcctccaagaGCACAGGGACAACCCCTTGTTCCATCTCGTACTGGTCCGGTCCCAGCACCTCCACCCAGGGCAGGAGGAGGtcctccacctcctccCCCACCACGGGCAGCTAGAGGTGCggctccaccaccacctcctccaagaacaagttcTCTACCACAACAGCACACAGTACCTGCGTTGCAACAGACTCCTACGTATCAGCGGCCGCAgccaccacaaactctGGTGTACCagcaaccacaaacaccagcGTACCagcaaccacaaacaccagcGTACCagcaaccacaaacaccagcGTACCTGCAACCACAACCTCTGGTGTACCagcaaccacaaacaccagcGTACCagcaaccacaaacaccagcGTACCAGCAACCACAGCAACAGAACTACACGCCTATTCCTCCTCCGCCTCCCCCACAGGCTCCCCAAGTGTACCAGCCTGCTCAAATCACCCCAGCGcctccagcaccaccattaccaccagctAACAACAATGCACCTCCAGCACCTCCGTTACCACCAGCTAACAACAATGCACCTCCAGCACCCCCACTACCAGTGTCTAATAATGCACCACCTCCCCCACCTCCTCCACCTCTCCCACCAACTACGTCAGCAACAGCTACCGGTGCcccaccacctcctccacctccaccgccAACTGATATGTCGAATGCTCCTCCCCTTCCCTCGGTTGATCCCAGCAGAGACGCTCTCCTTGCTTCCATCAGAGGTGCAGGTGGTATAGGGGCTCTCAAAAAAGTCGATAAGTCGCAGCTTGAGAAACCAACCGTTCTACTACAAGAAGCAAGAGGTGAGGCACCACCAGCTCCAGCAGGAGGTCCACCTGGAGGCCCTGCTTCATTTGCAGACGCTATCCAAAACGCATTGAACCAAAGGAAGTCCAAGGTTGCCCGAAGtgacgatgaagacgatggTGAAGAGTGGTGA